A region from the Lolium perenne isolate Kyuss_39 chromosome 4, Kyuss_2.0, whole genome shotgun sequence genome encodes:
- the LOC127347944 gene encoding uncharacterized protein, translated as MPNSTPPEHAAAAEDATGGGTSYDEAAGMLCHYSTNAKRAPPRLELKVDAPLLRLIKFMRSAAAGTQVAVCRAEDEELGEPAKKRMGRRRLGKVAVRLLQLGPHNIVRTDEVEIFAKFLYKKPKKIVCQIRAIRHVRDVFIKINILCSNIKTMEACFNDARFDTLRIQVKSSSEQYRADPPPPGMHLPWRRIADVTEKTFFLQFEKGTLERSYGKMLYTHPSLILLPLPRASNEGDEQEAQATTAQQTHMIRAAVPVPPSVEAVMTSTRMIGSTYTGANFAAHEHQGYLRFD; from the exons ATGCCAAACTCAACGCCGCCGGagcatgccgccgccgccgaggatGCCACCGGTGGTGGCACGAGCTACGACGAGGCCGCAGGCATGCTGTGCCACTACAGCACCAACGCCAAGAGGGCGCCGCCGCGGCTGGAACTCAAGGTCGACGCGCCCTTGCTACGACTGATCAAATTCATGCGATCCGCCGCGGCTGGAACTCAAGTTGCCGTCTGTCGGGCTGAGGATGAGGAGCTGGGAgagccggcgaagaagaggatggGCCGCAGAAGGCTGGGGAAGGTGGCCGTGCGGTTGCTCCAGCTCGGCCCTCACAAC ATCGTTCGAACAGATGAGGTCGAAATCTTCGCCAAGTTCCTGTACAAgaagcccaagaagatcgtgtgccAGATACGGGCCATACGGCACGTGCGCGACGTGTTCATCAAGATCAACATCCTCTGCTCCAACATAAAGACCATGGAAGCGTGTTTCAACGACGCGAGATTCGATACCCTGAGAATCCAG GTTAAATCTTCGTCGGAGCAATACCGTGCTGATCCACCTCCACCAGGAATGCATCTTCCATGGCGGCGGATCGCAGATGTTACAGAAAA GACTTTCTTCCTCCAGTTTGAGAAGGGAACTCTGGAGAGGAGCTACGGCAAAATGCTGTACACACATCCTTCCCTGATTCTGCTACCATTGCCTCGTGCCAGTAACGAAGGGGATGAACAAGAAGCCCAAGCAACAACCGCCCAACAAACTCACATGATCAGAGCCGCCGTTCCCGTTCCCCCATCTGTTGAAGCGGTGATGACAAGCACGAGGATGATAGGCTCAACATACACAG GAGCCAATTTTGCGGCGCATGAGCACCAGGGGTACTTACGATTCGACTGA